The genomic region ATTAATCACCACTTTAAAAAAATACGATATTGAACCAAAGGTGGTAAAATTTATTCATGCTCGGCAAGGAGAAAATGCAAATCTTGTCTTATTGGAGGGCACAAAAGGGGGAAAAGAGGAATTAACCATTGAGAATCCCATATTTCAATATTAAACAAAAAAGTGGAGATAAATAAGGGCTTTGAATAAAAGTAAAGTAAAAGGAATTCTATATATCTGCGGAACTCCTATCGGGAATTTAGAAGATATTACTTTCCGGGCTATCAGGATTTTAAAAGAGGTAAAATTAATTGCTGCTGAAGATACCAGGCATACTAGAAAATTATTAAATCATTACCAAATAAAGACCAAAGTTACCAGCTATTATGAGTATAATAAATTTAAAAAAGCTCCTTATTTAGTAGAAATGTTAAAAAATGGTCAGGATATAGCCTTGGTTTCCGATGCGGGTATGCCGGGAATTTCCGATCCAGGATATGTATTGATCAATTTCGCTTTAAATAATGATATAAAAGTAATTCCTGTACCAGGTGTTTCAGCCCTAATTACTGCTCTGGTTGTATCAGGATTGTCTACTGACAAATTTATTTTTGAAGGGTTTTTACCTCGTAAAATTAAAGAAAGGAAGAGAGTTTTTAAGGAATTAGAAGATGAAGATCGAACCATTATTTTTTATGAAACCCCTCACCGATTAAAAAGAGCCCTAAAAGATATGTTAGATATTTTGGGAGATAGAAAAATAGCCTTAGCTCGCGAGTTAACCAAGAAGTACGAAGAGATAATGAGAGGTAATCTAAAGCGGGTTCTAAAGGAAATTAATGAAAAAGAGGTAAAAGGTGAAATTACCCTGATTGTCGAGGGGAAAACCAGAGGAAAGGGAAACGATACAGAAGATATTTTAAAAGATGCAGGTATTACAGAAGAATATTTAAAAAAGCTAAAAAAGCAGGGTTATTCAAATAAAGATATTATTAAAATTACTCAGGAAGAATTAAATATTCCCAAAAATCTGATCTATAAAAGGTTATTAGAAATAAAAGACTACTTTAATTTATCTTGATACTCGATGCTATATTGAACTACTATATACGAAAAAAGAAAGGTGAATTATCATGAAAGAAAGTAAGAAATCGAAAAAAACATTTTATATAACTACTCCTATCTATTATGTTAATGATGTTCCCCATATCGGGCATGCTTACACTACCATAGCGGCAGATGTGATGGCCAGGTATAAAAAATTATCCGGGTATGACGTCCTTTTTGCTACCGGAACTGATGAGCATGGTCAAAAGATTGCCCGTTCAGCAGAAAAGGTGAATCTAACCCCTTTGGAACTGGCAGATAAGGTAGTATTAAAATTCAAAAATCTCTGGCCATGTTTAAATATAGAATATGATGATTTTATTCGGACAACTGAACCAAGACATATCCAGGTAGTACAAGAAATATTTAGGAAATTATACGAAAAAGGTGATATTTACAAAGGGGAATATGAGGGTTGGTATTGCGTGCCCTGCGAGACATTCTGGACTGAAACCCAATTAACCGACGAAATCTGTCCTTCTTGCGGAAAGAAGATAGAAAAGATAAAGGAAGAAAGTTATTTCTTTAAAATGTCAAAATATCAAGACCGGATACTATCCTATTTTGAAAAAAACCCTCAAAGCATTAAACCGAAAGCAAGAAGAAATGAAATTATCAGTTTTGTAAAAAGTGGTCTTAAAGATCAAAGTATTACCAGGACGAAAAAAAGCCTGAAATGGGGGATAGACGTCCCTTTTGATAATAATCATGTTATTTATGTCTGGTATGATGCATTAATAAATTATCTTACGGTAGCAGGATATCAAATAGACAAGGAAAAATATGCGAAATATTGGCCGGCCGATGTTCATCTTGTGGGCAAAGATATATTAAGATTTCATACCGTTATTTGGTTTACTATGTTAATGGCGGCCGGAGTTGAACTTCCTCGAATGGTTTTTGCTCATGGCTGGTGGACCATAGAGGGAGAGAAAATGTCAAAGTCCAAGGGAAATGTAGTAGATCCCTACAAAATGGTCGAAGAATATGGCGCCGATGCCTTTAGATATTTTTTAATGAGAGAGGTTTCCTTTGGACAAGACGGTAATTTTTCTAAAGATTTATTGATAAAAAGAGTAAATTATGACTTAGCTAACGATTTAGGAAATTTAGTAAGCAGAACTATAGCCATGATTACCCAATACTTTGAGAAAGAGATTCCTAAGCCAGGCAAAGAACAAGAAGCATATGATGGAGAATTAGAAACCTTTGCTTTAAAGACTATAAAAAAATATTATACTCAGATGAATAATTTATCACTAAACTCTGCCTTGGAAACTATCTGGCAATTTATAAGAAGAACGAATAAATATATTGATCAAACAGAACCCTGGATATTAGGGCGCGATAGTTCTAAAAAGGAAAGATTATCAACTATTTTATTTAATCTAGCTGAATCTATACGTTTATCTACTATTTTGATTTACCCCTTTATGCCGGTAAAAGCAAAAGAAATTTGGGAGCAATTAGGACTGAATAACGGTTTAGAGAAAATAAGATTTGACGAAGACGCCTCTTGGGGAAAATTATTACCGGGAACTTTAGTTAAACCGGGTAAAATTATCTTTCCCAGGATTGACATCAAAAATAAAGAGCAAAAAAAGTTTCAAGATGATAAACCCATGATTGTTTCTTATGATGAATTTAAAAAAATTGATTTGAGGATAGGGAAAGTTACTTCAGCCGAAGAAGTAGAAGGAGCAGATAAACTGCTTAAATTAGAAATAAATTTAGGAACAGAAATCCGAACAATTGTAGCCGGAATTAAAAAGCATTACTCTGCCGAAGAAATATTAGGAAAAAAAATAGTAATCGTCGCTAATTTACAGCCGGTAAAAATTAGAGGAATAGAATCACAAGGTATGCTTTTAGCAGCGGTGGAAAAAGATAAGGTCGTTTTATTAACTCTGGATAAAGATATAAACGAAGGGTGTAAAATACAGTAAATTAAATTACTATCCCGAAAAAAAACTTAAGGAGGGATATTTATGTCGAATGAAAAGAAAAAAGGAGAAAAAAAGGAAATGGTTAATTCATTAGGAGAAAAAACCAATAAAAACTTGCATTTACCCCTGGTTATTTTTATGTTTTTTTTAATTATCTTATTTATTACATTACAAGTTACCATAAATAACTTGAGTACACAAATAGAAAAATATGTGGAGAATATTAGTCTGGAGAACGAAAGGATTGTTAGTATAAATGAGAAAATAGTGACTATGGTGGAAAATTTGACCGATGAAACTAAAAAATATAATCAGACCAAAATAGGCAGAGATCAATTTACTGAAATTTATATGCAATTACAAGAATTGACCGGGATGATTTCCAATGAAGTAAAAAGGGAATATTATATTACAAAAACAGTAAACGAAATATCCCAAAATAATTCTACTTTAGATAGTAAATCTATATACGAGATATCTAAAACTATTTATGAAGAATCTATTAAATATAATTTCAATCCTTTATTAATAACTTCTATCATAAAAACAGAAAGCAATTACGAACCAACTGCAGTTTCTGATTCTTATGCCTATGGGTTATGTCAGGTGAGAAGATTTATAGCTCCGGAATTGGCAGAAAATATTAATATAAAATGGGATGGTGCAGAGAAAACATTATTTGATCCCGTTAAAAATATTAAAATAGGGGTATATTATTTATCTATATTGAATAGAGATTTTAATGATTTAAAAACTGCTGTTATTGCCTACAACCAAGGACCTTATGCCGTGCAGGAACGATTAGCCAATAACCAAGAATTACCCGATAATTATTTGAATAAAGTATTGGAATATTACGCTAATCTAAGGGGATTTAGCTGGGAAGAAGTTCAAAATGAGATCAAATATACTGAATAAACCTTGCAGATAGCTTATAGAAAAACTGTGATAAGTGATGAGTAATTAGTGGCAAGCCTATGTAAATGTAAGGATTCGATTCATCGAACCCGTTTTGGGTCGAATAAATTCGACCCGTACTTAATTGGTCAATCGGTGAATCGGCCAATTGGTGAATTAGTGTAGTTAGTTATTGCAAACAATCGAATAAAGTGATATAGTCAATAAAAATAGAATATCGGAAATTTAACTTTTTCGGGGCAGGGTAAGGTTATCGCAAGAGATAACCAATTCCCGACCGGTGGTAAAATTATTTTCCTAACTAAAAATAAAGATTAGCAAGAGGAGATAATAAGCCCACGAGCTCGATATCAATTTCTGGGTATCGATCAGATCTGGTGAAAAGCCAGAGCCGACAGTATAGTCTGGAAGGGAGGAGAAGTAATTTATTTTAGATAAGAAATATCCCCGAGAAAATATAGTTTTTTCGGGGATATTTTATTTTAGGAAATATTTTCAAATGATAGGGAAACTGAATATTATTAATTAAATAATGGTTTCCCACAAAAAATTAAAGAAGGAGAATTGGTATGGACAGCAGAAAAATTACCGGAATTTCTATATTAGTAGCCTTGTCAATAGTTACAGGGTATTTTATTCACTTTCCTATTTTGCCTCAAGCACCATTTTTATTATATGATCCTGGGAGTATATTCCTCTTGATAGGTTCTTTTAAATTGGGGTCAAAAACAGGTGTTTTGATGGCTTTGATTACTGCATTACTATTTGCTTTTATTACGGGGCAAGGTGGTCCTTATGGTGCTTTGATGAATTTTTTAGCCACCGGAACTTTCGTATTTGTATCATCACAACTTTATTTATTTTATCATAACAAGAAGGGGGCAATTTTAGGATTAATCCTGGGCACTTTAGCTATGACCTTGGTAATGATCCCGGCTAATCTGATAATCACCCCTCTCTATTTAGGTGTTAATAGAGACATTGTAGTGAATCTCTTAATTCCTGCTATTGTTCCTTTTAATCTTTTAAAAGGGATGATTAGCGGTGTTTTGACTTTTGTTTTGTATAAAAGGTTGTACCCTTTAATAATTAACAAGTAAAGCAAAATATTTTTTTGATATATCATAAAAATAAATATATAATAAATTGACTTTAAAATTAAAAGTAAAAACTTTTTCTTATATCAAGGTTCGCGTTAATATAATAATAAGCTTGTTATCATATCAAGTGTAAATTGTTATAGTTACTGAGACTGTATTTTCTTTACTATATACTCTTTTTAAAAGGGAGGATAATATTAATGAAAAATGTTGCCGTCTTGATGGCGGGAGGCAGGGGTCAAAGATTTTGGCCGCATAGCCGATTTGACACACCTAAACAGCTATTATCTATTACCGGTGGAAATAGTATGATTAGAGAAACCGTTAATCGCGTTTTACCGCTCATTGATTTATCAGATATATTTATTTCTACTACGGAAGACCTCTTTAATAGCATAAAAGATGCTCTTCCGGAGATGGATTATCTAAATTATATCCTTGAGCCGGTGGGTAAAGATACGGCTGCTTGTGTCGGTTTGGCGGCAGTAATTCTTGAACACAGATATAAAGACCCCGCCACCACTATGATTACACTGCCCATAGATCATATAATAAAAGATTGCGAAAAGTTTTTAGAGGTAATTAAAGAAGCTTGTGTTCTTGCTCGCGAAACGGGTAATTTAATTACTATAGGGATAAAACCATCACGACCAGAAACCGGATATGGTTATATTTACGTTGGTGAGGAAGTAAAAAAGACGGAAAATATTACGGCTTGTGCAGTAAATAATTTTACTGAAAAACCGGATTTAGAAACTGCTAAAAAATTTATTAGCGAGAAAAAGTATCTCTGGAATAGCGGAATATTTGTTTGGACTTGCGCTGATATATTAAAGGCTATAAAAAAGGAAATTCCCAATCTTTACCAAGGACTCATGAAAGTTAAAGATAGTTTAGGAACCTTGCACAAAAAAGAAATCTTAAAGGATGTATTTTATGGATTAGAAAAAATATCTATAGATTATGCGATTATGGAGAAAGTTTCAAACAGATTGGTGGTAAAAGGTGATTTTAGTTGGGATGATATTGGTTCCTGGACGTCGATGGAAAGAATTTTCCCTCGGGACAAAGATGGTAATGTAATTAAAGGCAGCCATGAAGGAGTGGATACCGAGAGGTGCGTAATCATAAACGATGAAGGTTTAGTAGTCACTATAGGCTTATCTGATTTAGTTATTGTGTCAAGTGGGGATATAAAATTGATCTATCCCAAAAAACGAGAAGGTGACTTAAAGAAGATTATTAAAAGAATGGTTAACAATCACAATTATAAGAAATATTTATAGTTAAAAGAATTTACCAATTCACCGATTCTCCAATTAAAAAAATACTAAGATGTGATGCTATATACCTGATATGAAATAATTTGACATTAGATTTTAACTGTGGTATTTTAACAAAAAAATAAGTTACTCTTATCAAGAGTTGGCGGAGGGACGGACCCTAAGAAGCCCAGCAACCTATAATGCAACAAGCAATGCATTATGTCGGTGCTAATTCCCGCGGAAATACAATTCCGAGAGATAAGAAGAAAATTACCTCTTCGGCATAGAAGGGGTTTTTTTTAATTTAA from Candidatus Atribacteria bacterium harbors:
- a CDS encoding ECF transporter S component, producing MDSRKITGISILVALSIVTGYFIHFPILPQAPFLLYDPGSIFLLIGSFKLGSKTGVLMALITALLFAFITGQGGPYGALMNFLATGTFVFVSSQLYLFYHNKKGAILGLILGTLAMTLVMIPANLIITPLYLGVNRDIVVNLLIPAIVPFNLLKGMISGVLTFVLYKRLYPLIINK
- the metG gene encoding methionine--tRNA ligase — encoded protein: MKESKKSKKTFYITTPIYYVNDVPHIGHAYTTIAADVMARYKKLSGYDVLFATGTDEHGQKIARSAEKVNLTPLELADKVVLKFKNLWPCLNIEYDDFIRTTEPRHIQVVQEIFRKLYEKGDIYKGEYEGWYCVPCETFWTETQLTDEICPSCGKKIEKIKEESYFFKMSKYQDRILSYFEKNPQSIKPKARRNEIISFVKSGLKDQSITRTKKSLKWGIDVPFDNNHVIYVWYDALINYLTVAGYQIDKEKYAKYWPADVHLVGKDILRFHTVIWFTMLMAAGVELPRMVFAHGWWTIEGEKMSKSKGNVVDPYKMVEEYGADAFRYFLMREVSFGQDGNFSKDLLIKRVNYDLANDLGNLVSRTIAMITQYFEKEIPKPGKEQEAYDGELETFALKTIKKYYTQMNNLSLNSALETIWQFIRRTNKYIDQTEPWILGRDSSKKERLSTILFNLAESIRLSTILIYPFMPVKAKEIWEQLGLNNGLEKIRFDEDASWGKLLPGTLVKPGKIIFPRIDIKNKEQKKFQDDKPMIVSYDEFKKIDLRIGKVTSAEEVEGADKLLKLEINLGTEIRTIVAGIKKHYSAEEILGKKIVIVANLQPVKIRGIESQGMLLAAVEKDKVVLLTLDKDINEGCKIQ
- the rsmI gene encoding 16S rRNA (cytidine(1402)-2'-O)-methyltransferase, whose product is MNKSKVKGILYICGTPIGNLEDITFRAIRILKEVKLIAAEDTRHTRKLLNHYQIKTKVTSYYEYNKFKKAPYLVEMLKNGQDIALVSDAGMPGISDPGYVLINFALNNDIKVIPVPGVSALITALVVSGLSTDKFIFEGFLPRKIKERKRVFKELEDEDRTIIFYETPHRLKRALKDMLDILGDRKIALARELTKKYEEIMRGNLKRVLKEINEKEVKGEITLIVEGKTRGKGNDTEDILKDAGITEEYLKKLKKQGYSNKDIIKITQEELNIPKNLIYKRLLEIKDYFNLS
- a CDS encoding mannose-1-phosphate guanylyltransferase — its product is MKNVAVLMAGGRGQRFWPHSRFDTPKQLLSITGGNSMIRETVNRVLPLIDLSDIFISTTEDLFNSIKDALPEMDYLNYILEPVGKDTAACVGLAAVILEHRYKDPATTMITLPIDHIIKDCEKFLEVIKEACVLARETGNLITIGIKPSRPETGYGYIYVGEEVKKTENITACAVNNFTEKPDLETAKKFISEKKYLWNSGIFVWTCADILKAIKKEIPNLYQGLMKVKDSLGTLHKKEILKDVFYGLEKISIDYAIMEKVSNRLVVKGDFSWDDIGSWTSMERIFPRDKDGNVIKGSHEGVDTERCVIINDEGLVVTIGLSDLVIVSSGDIKLIYPKKREGDLKKIIKRMVNNHNYKKYL